A part of Brachybacterium faecium DSM 4810 genomic DNA contains:
- a CDS encoding predicted transcriptional regulator (PFAM: Bacterial regulatory proteins, gntR family), with amino-acid sequence MPSPQPPYEQVRREILEQVRTGELTPGDRLPAIRTHAADLGLAPGTVARAYKLLEEGRIIVTRRGAGTTIAPGAVEAAREQAATAERESGGPVDAGLVSLFAGPIATARARGARDVEILASVRAALAGDRDAKSS; translated from the coding sequence ATGCCTTCTCCCCAGCCCCCTTACGAGCAGGTGCGTCGCGAGATCCTCGAGCAGGTGCGCACCGGTGAGCTGACCCCCGGCGACCGTCTGCCGGCGATCCGCACCCATGCCGCGGATCTCGGTCTCGCCCCCGGAACGGTGGCCCGTGCCTACAAGCTCCTCGAGGAGGGGCGGATCATCGTCACGCGTCGCGGCGCGGGCACCACCATCGCCCCGGGCGCCGTCGAGGCCGCGCGCGAGCAGGCGGCGACCGCCGAGCGGGAATCCGGCGGCCCGGTCGATGCCGGGCTGGTCTCCCTCTTCGCCGGCCCGATCGCGACCGCCCGGGCACGCGGCGCCCGCGACGTCGAGATCCTCGCCTCGGTGCGGGCCGCGCTCGCGGGAGACAGGGACGCGAAGTCCTCATGA
- a CDS encoding acetyltransferase, ribosomal protein N-acetylase (PFAM: Acetyltransferase (GNAT) family), producing MRIERLGPQHAQQLLAGQDEALAAEIIGRSWTPETLDAFLARTALWRADGPFREFAAVAAGAPVPTLLGGGGLALLGPGLERGEAALTYWVLRAHRSRGHGRRLAAALVDIARADARIDHLVLRIAPDNEASKAVAGALGARGTGIEERHPADVHRRVQRWVLDLRAERPGT from the coding sequence ATGAGGATCGAGCGGCTCGGGCCCCAGCACGCGCAGCAGCTCCTCGCCGGGCAGGACGAGGCGCTCGCCGCCGAGATCATCGGCCGGAGCTGGACCCCGGAGACGCTCGACGCCTTCCTCGCGCGCACGGCGCTCTGGCGAGCCGACGGACCGTTCCGAGAGTTCGCGGCGGTCGCTGCCGGGGCACCGGTGCCCACCCTCCTCGGCGGCGGGGGACTGGCCCTTCTGGGACCCGGCCTGGAGCGCGGCGAGGCGGCGCTGACGTACTGGGTGCTGCGTGCGCACCGGTCCCGCGGACACGGCCGGCGCCTCGCCGCCGCGCTCGTGGACATCGCACGGGCCGACGCCCGGATCGACCACCTCGTGCTGCGCATCGCGCCCGACAACGAGGCATCGAAGGCCGTGGCCGGGGCGCTGGGGGCCCGGGGGACCGGGATCGAGGAGCGCCATCCCGCGGACGTGCACCGCCGCGTGCAGAGATGGGTTCTCGACCTGCGCGCGGAGAGGCCCGGGACATAG
- a CDS encoding prephenate dehydratase (PFAM: Prephenate dehydratase; ACT domain), producing MRYGFLGPETTFTHQALLQALAETPEEFAAPEPELVPFSSVATAATDLLAGAVDALMAPIENSVEGGVSGTLDVLAATDSITIVAEQTVQITFVLAAREATPLEELTTVSSHPHAQAQVQGWLRSQVPHANIAAASSTAAAARDLAAMSPQEARGRAAVCSPLAAQHFGLEVLAEGIEDHAGAITRFVLVTREGRIPARTGADKTTLVVQLPHNRSGALLEALEILSSNGVNMSRIESRPIGDFLGRYSFSLDIEGHIEDRRVSAALRSLHRLCPVVHYLGSYPRVDGQRPEVREDYADHAYDGARDWVERLHTMITPTDPSTVI from the coding sequence ATGCGGTACGGATTCCTCGGTCCCGAGACGACCTTCACCCACCAGGCCCTCCTGCAGGCTCTCGCCGAGACCCCGGAGGAGTTCGCCGCGCCGGAGCCGGAGCTGGTGCCCTTCTCCTCCGTCGCCACCGCCGCCACGGACCTCCTCGCCGGTGCCGTCGACGCCCTCATGGCGCCGATCGAGAATTCCGTCGAGGGCGGGGTCTCCGGCACGCTCGACGTCCTCGCTGCGACGGACTCCATCACCATCGTCGCCGAGCAGACCGTGCAGATCACCTTCGTGCTCGCCGCCCGGGAGGCCACGCCGCTCGAGGAGCTGACCACCGTCTCCTCCCACCCCCACGCGCAGGCGCAGGTCCAGGGCTGGCTGCGCAGCCAGGTCCCGCACGCGAACATCGCCGCCGCCTCTTCGACCGCCGCCGCCGCCCGCGACCTCGCCGCGATGAGCCCGCAGGAGGCCCGCGGCCGCGCCGCCGTCTGCTCACCGCTCGCGGCCCAGCACTTCGGGCTCGAGGTGCTCGCCGAGGGCATCGAGGACCACGCCGGGGCGATCACCCGCTTCGTGCTCGTCACCCGCGAGGGCCGGATCCCCGCCCGCACCGGGGCGGACAAGACCACCCTCGTCGTGCAGCTGCCGCACAACCGCTCCGGCGCGCTGCTCGAGGCCCTCGAGATCCTCAGCTCCAACGGCGTGAACATGTCCCGCATCGAGTCCCGCCCCATCGGCGACTTCCTGGGCCGATACTCCTTCTCCCTCGACATCGAGGGCCACATCGAGGACCGTCGCGTCTCCGCCGCGCTGCGCTCGCTGCACCGCCTGTGCCCCGTCGTGCACTACCTCGGCTCCTACCCGCGGGTCGACGGGCAGCGCCCCGAGGTGCGCGAGGACTATGCCGACCACGCCTACGACGGCGCCCGCGACTGGGTGGAGCGGCTGCACACGATGATCACCCCCACCGACCCGAGCACCGTGATCTGA
- a CDS encoding protein of unknown function (DUF1905) (PFAM: Domain of unknown function (DUF1905)) codes for MAAAPPVSVTGRAEVRAIDERLLLPLPAEASGALPSRGQVAADAVLDGHALSTVIEPDGRQGHWLRIDDELRQALDLRDGAAVEFTLTPTRTWPEPAIPEDFAAALAEADDLEETWASITPMARWEWVRWIGATRSEDTRARRVAVSVDRLRHGARRPCCFNLASCTDPDLSRSGKLRI; via the coding sequence ATGGCCGCCGCACCACCCGTCAGCGTCACCGGCCGCGCCGAGGTGCGCGCGATCGACGAGCGGCTCCTCCTCCCGCTGCCCGCGGAGGCGAGCGGTGCACTGCCGTCCCGCGGCCAGGTCGCCGCCGACGCGGTGCTCGACGGGCACGCGCTGAGCACCGTCATCGAGCCCGACGGCCGGCAGGGGCACTGGCTGCGGATCGACGACGAGCTGCGCCAGGCGCTCGACCTGCGCGACGGGGCCGCGGTCGAGTTCACGCTCACCCCCACGCGGACCTGGCCCGAGCCGGCGATCCCCGAGGACTTCGCGGCCGCGCTCGCCGAGGCCGATGACCTCGAGGAGACCTGGGCGTCGATCACCCCGATGGCCCGCTGGGAGTGGGTGCGCTGGATCGGTGCGACCCGCAGCGAGGACACCCGCGCCCGCCGCGTCGCCGTCTCCGTCGACAGGCTCCGCCACGGTGCGCGCCGTCCCTGCTGCTTCAACCTCGCCTCCTGCACCGACCCGGACCTCTCGCGCAGCGGGAAGCTGCGGATCTGA
- a CDS encoding universal stress protein UspA-like protein (PFAM: Universal stress protein family), translating to MNAETPSEPHTIPFDLAARDLGVLVGFDGSPNSEGALAYAARVAVRRELPLTVLTVYRVPMPVYTTYVALPASEAEGEERKKAAAQLLEGAAKMLEGHPGKVSYLSAEGDSVGMLAEASARAQLVVVGAHGRGGFLGRVMGSVSTALPAHAQCPTVVVPPESEAVDGRVIVGVDGSSHGRRASLHAAREAVERGTSLLLLTALQPPDRGEYWFPMLPHETGELVDRRRTELEEQLEQEVQWLTGHIPEVQATAEVRVGSPASVLREAMPTTQLTVVGSHGRGAISSALLGSVSRATLHGAERPVMVVPPLRDDRVGESPLGR from the coding sequence ATGAATGCCGAGACGCCATCCGAACCGCACACCATCCCCTTCGACCTGGCCGCCCGGGACCTCGGAGTCCTCGTCGGCTTCGACGGCTCGCCGAACTCCGAGGGCGCGCTCGCCTACGCCGCGCGCGTCGCCGTGCGGCGCGAGCTCCCGCTCACCGTGCTCACCGTGTACCGGGTGCCGATGCCCGTGTACACCACGTACGTCGCCCTCCCCGCGAGCGAAGCGGAGGGGGAGGAGCGCAAGAAGGCCGCCGCCCAGCTGCTGGAGGGCGCCGCGAAGATGCTCGAGGGCCATCCCGGCAAGGTCTCCTACCTCTCCGCCGAGGGGGACTCCGTCGGGATGCTCGCCGAGGCCTCCGCCCGCGCACAGCTGGTGGTCGTCGGCGCCCACGGGCGCGGCGGGTTCCTCGGCCGCGTGATGGGCTCGGTCTCTACCGCCCTGCCCGCGCACGCGCAGTGCCCCACCGTGGTGGTGCCGCCGGAGTCCGAGGCGGTCGACGGCCGGGTGATCGTCGGCGTCGACGGCTCCTCCCACGGGCGCCGCGCCTCCCTGCACGCGGCGCGCGAGGCCGTGGAGCGCGGCACCTCGCTGCTGCTGCTCACCGCCCTGCAGCCGCCGGACCGGGGCGAGTACTGGTTCCCGATGCTCCCGCACGAGACCGGCGAGCTCGTGGACCGTCGCCGCACCGAGCTCGAGGAGCAGCTCGAGCAGGAGGTCCAGTGGCTGACCGGGCACATCCCGGAGGTCCAGGCCACCGCCGAGGTGCGGGTGGGGAGCCCCGCGAGCGTGCTGCGCGAGGCGATGCCCACCACCCAGCTCACCGTGGTCGGCTCCCACGGCCGGGGCGCGATCTCCAGCGCCCTGCTCGGCTCGGTCTCCCGTGCCACCCTGCACGGCGCCGAGCGGCCCGTCATGGTGGTCCCGCCGCTGCGGGACGACAGGGTGGGGGAGTCGCCGCTGGGCCGCTGA
- a CDS encoding sphingosine/diacylglycerol kinase-like enzyme (PFAM: Diacylglycerol kinase catalytic domain), whose translation MDLTLLLSVASVVTALVSLVLLVVVLRHLGRHRRELTALKATAQRIEADDRRVTGPERTPADGSSPDGEPEDEPADGDQLRRIAVVLNPSKFEGTAAFRRTIGEVVDRVEGAETVFYETTIDDPGVGQARQAVAEGADLVMAAGGDGTVRMVASVLAGTDTRMGIIPAGTGNLLARNVDIPLEDPAAAMVAALTGRDRQVDVGWLRAGGSVSAARSAERQIFLVIAGFGADAEMIGYTDPAMKKRIGWIAYAVGGIRTVLGRSVDVVVELPDETRHAHKARTVLLGNVGRLPGGLVLMPDATIDNGRLEVVVAGWRGAAGFSQVAAQVVNPRLKPRLGARLSTMERYLTTGIRVVTTKAQPVQLDGDTDGEATHLLATVDPGVLRLRTPA comes from the coding sequence ATGGACCTCACCCTGCTGCTGAGCGTCGCCTCGGTGGTCACCGCCCTCGTCTCCCTCGTGCTGCTGGTCGTGGTGCTGCGGCATCTGGGCCGCCACCGCCGGGAGCTGACCGCGCTGAAGGCCACGGCGCAGCGGATCGAGGCCGACGACCGCCGCGTGACGGGGCCGGAGCGAACCCCCGCGGACGGGAGCTCTCCCGACGGCGAACCTGAGGACGAACCCGCCGACGGGGACCAGCTGCGCCGCATCGCCGTGGTGCTGAACCCCTCGAAGTTCGAGGGGACTGCGGCGTTCCGTCGCACGATCGGCGAGGTCGTGGACCGGGTCGAGGGCGCGGAGACCGTCTTCTACGAGACGACGATCGACGATCCGGGCGTGGGCCAGGCGCGGCAGGCCGTGGCCGAGGGGGCGGACCTGGTGATGGCGGCCGGCGGTGACGGCACCGTGCGGATGGTCGCCTCCGTGCTCGCCGGCACCGACACCCGGATGGGCATCATCCCCGCCGGGACCGGGAACCTGCTGGCCCGCAACGTCGACATCCCGCTCGAGGACCCGGCGGCGGCGATGGTCGCGGCGCTGACGGGCCGGGACCGCCAGGTCGACGTCGGCTGGCTGCGCGCCGGCGGCTCGGTCAGCGCCGCCCGCTCCGCAGAACGACAGATCTTCCTGGTCATCGCCGGTTTCGGCGCCGATGCGGAGATGATCGGCTACACCGACCCGGCGATGAAGAAGCGCATCGGCTGGATCGCCTACGCCGTCGGCGGGATCCGCACGGTGTTGGGCCGCTCGGTGGACGTCGTGGTGGAGCTGCCGGACGAGACCCGCCACGCCCACAAGGCCCGCACCGTGCTGCTGGGCAACGTGGGCCGGCTGCCCGGCGGGCTCGTGCTCATGCCCGATGCGACGATCGACAACGGCCGCCTCGAGGTGGTCGTGGCGGGCTGGCGCGGCGCCGCCGGCTTCAGCCAGGTCGCCGCACAGGTGGTGAACCCGCGGCTGAAGCCGCGGCTCGGCGCACGGCTGTCGACGATGGAGCGGTACCTGACCACCGGCATCCGCGTGGTCACCACGAAGGCGCAGCCGGTGCAGCTGGACGGGGACACGGACGGCGAGGCGACGCATCTCCTCGCCACCGTGGACCCCGGGGTGCTGCGGCTGCGCACCCCCGCCTGA
- a CDS encoding seryl-tRNA synthetase (PFAM: Seryl-tRNA synthetase N-terminal domain; tRNA synthetase class II core domain (G, H, P, S and T)~TIGRFAM: UbiD family decarboxylases; seryl-tRNA synthetase): MIDLRHLRENPEAVRDAQRARRRDPATVDAVLEADVRWRETTAAFESARAEQKSFGKKVAQAKGEEKQALLAEVKQLAADVKRLEAEAGEALTIRDAALREIPNLAEGAPEGLEDDFTVREHVGEVPRFDHPVKDHLEIAEGLRAIDMARGAKVSGARFYFLRGIGAQLELAILNSAIDQATRAGFTPMITPTLVLPEAMEGTGFLGEHADEVYHLDKDDDLYLVGTSEVALAGYHKDEIIDLSDGPLRYAGWSACYRREAGSYGKDTRGIIRVHQFHKVEMFSYCRIEDSYAEHERLLDWEREMMARIDVPYRIIDTAAGDLGTSAARKFDCEAWMPSQETYRELTSTSNTTQFQARRLNIRERTEDGLRPVATLNGTLGTTRFLAAILENHQQGDGSVVVPEGLRPYLGGREVFEPVGGAA, from the coding sequence ATGATCGATCTGCGGCACCTGCGCGAGAACCCCGAAGCCGTCCGTGACGCCCAGCGGGCGCGTCGCCGTGACCCCGCCACCGTGGACGCGGTGCTCGAGGCGGACGTCCGCTGGCGCGAGACCACCGCGGCGTTCGAATCCGCGCGCGCCGAGCAGAAGTCCTTCGGCAAGAAGGTCGCCCAGGCGAAGGGCGAGGAGAAGCAGGCGCTGCTGGCAGAGGTCAAGCAGCTCGCCGCCGATGTCAAGCGGCTCGAGGCCGAGGCCGGGGAGGCGCTCACCATCCGCGACGCCGCGCTGCGCGAGATCCCGAACCTCGCCGAGGGCGCCCCCGAGGGGCTCGAGGACGACTTCACCGTGCGCGAGCACGTGGGCGAGGTGCCGCGCTTCGACCACCCGGTCAAGGACCACCTCGAGATCGCCGAGGGCCTCCGCGCGATCGACATGGCCCGCGGGGCGAAGGTCTCCGGTGCCCGCTTCTACTTCCTGCGCGGCATCGGCGCCCAGCTCGAGCTCGCGATCCTGAACTCCGCGATCGACCAGGCCACCCGCGCCGGGTTCACGCCGATGATCACCCCCACCCTGGTGCTGCCCGAGGCGATGGAGGGCACCGGCTTCCTCGGCGAGCACGCCGACGAGGTCTACCACCTCGACAAGGACGACGACCTGTACCTCGTGGGCACCAGCGAGGTGGCGCTCGCCGGATACCACAAGGACGAGATCATCGACCTCTCGGACGGTCCGCTGCGCTACGCCGGCTGGAGCGCCTGCTACCGCCGCGAGGCCGGCAGCTACGGCAAGGACACCCGCGGCATCATCCGGGTGCACCAGTTCCACAAGGTCGAGATGTTCTCCTACTGCCGGATCGAGGACTCCTACGCCGAGCACGAGCGGCTGCTGGACTGGGAGCGGGAGATGATGGCGCGCATCGACGTGCCCTACCGCATCATCGACACGGCCGCCGGCGATCTCGGCACCTCCGCCGCCCGCAAGTTCGACTGCGAGGCGTGGATGCCCAGCCAGGAGACGTACCGCGAGCTGACCTCCACCTCGAACACCACCCAGTTCCAGGCGCGGCGGCTGAACATCCGCGAGCGCACCGAGGACGGCCTGCGCCCGGTCGCCACCCTCAACGGCACCCTCGGCACCACCCGCTTCCTCGCCGCGATCCTCGAGAACCACCAGCAGGGGGACGGCTCGGTCGTGGTGCCCGAGGGTCTGCGGCCCTACCTCGGCGGGCGCGAGGTCTTCGAGCCCGTGGGGGGCGCTGCCTGA
- a CDS encoding HAD-superfamily hydrolase, subfamily IIB (PFAM: haloacid dehalogenase-like hydrolase~TIGRFAM: Cof subfamily of IIB subfamily of haloacid dehalogenase superfamily; HAD-superfamily hydrolase, subfamily IIB), translated as MTTSTTTADREATRSRLREHLAGLAGQKLLIGLDVDGTLVDHDGAMSPDMHRVLQQAAEEHTVVIATGRSLGATLPIVETAGITHGFAVCSNGAVTVEMDPAAEGGHRIIDTRSFQPGRALRTLREVAPDAHYAVEMSDGTFRSTAGFQDASFGVEAIESDLDELMGLEAVRVVVHVPDLSPQEFSQVIAEAGVHGVEYSIGWTAWLDMAAPGISKASALETLRERLAIDAAHTVAVGDGFNDVEMLTWAGVGVAMGQAPQGVKDVADVVTDSIYEDGTVLVLEQLRG; from the coding sequence ATGACGACCTCCACGACCACCGCCGACCGCGAGGCCACCCGCTCCCGTCTCCGCGAGCATCTCGCGGGCCTCGCCGGTCAGAAGCTGCTGATAGGCCTCGACGTGGACGGCACGCTCGTGGACCACGACGGCGCCATGTCCCCGGACATGCACCGGGTGCTCCAGCAGGCCGCCGAGGAGCACACCGTCGTCATCGCGACCGGCCGCTCCCTGGGGGCGACCCTCCCGATCGTGGAGACCGCCGGGATCACGCACGGCTTCGCCGTCTGCTCCAACGGCGCGGTCACCGTCGAGATGGATCCCGCGGCCGAGGGCGGCCACCGGATCATCGACACCCGCTCCTTCCAGCCCGGGCGCGCGCTGCGCACCCTGCGGGAGGTGGCGCCGGATGCGCACTACGCCGTCGAGATGTCCGACGGGACGTTCCGCTCCACCGCCGGGTTCCAGGACGCGAGCTTCGGCGTCGAGGCGATCGAGAGCGACCTCGACGAGCTGATGGGGCTCGAGGCCGTGCGCGTGGTCGTGCACGTCCCGGACCTCTCCCCGCAGGAGTTCTCGCAGGTGATCGCCGAGGCCGGGGTGCACGGGGTCGAGTACTCGATCGGCTGGACCGCCTGGCTCGACATGGCCGCCCCCGGCATCTCCAAGGCGAGCGCCCTGGAGACGCTGCGGGAGCGGCTCGCGATCGACGCCGCGCACACGGTCGCCGTCGGCGACGGCTTCAACGACGTCGAGATGCTCACCTGGGCCGGCGTCGGCGTGGCGATGGGCCAGGCGCCCCAGGGCGTCAAGGACGTCGCGGACGTCGTCACCGACTCGATCTACGAGGACGGCACCGTGCTGGTGCTCGAGCAGCTGCGGGGCTGA
- a CDS encoding putative NAD(P)H quinone oxidoreductase, PIG3 family (PFAM: Zinc-binding dehydrogenase; Alcohol dehydrogenase GroES-like domain~TIGRFAM: putative NAD(P)H quinone oxidoreductase, PIG3 family), whose translation MTMRAMTITEDHRLELAELPEPVPAPGEVLVDVVAAGVNRADVAQTAGKYPPPPGASELPGLEISGRRRDTGEAVVALLAGGGYAEVVAVPEDQLLPLPDGADPVDAAGVVEVAATVVSNLVLEAGLAEGETVLIHGGTGGIGTFAIQLARQLGARVLTTVGSDEAIPTVRELGADMAWNRHTTDLLEAVRETGGADVILDVVGGPTLGDNVSMLREHGRLVIIGTLGGASGELPIGLLMGKRARVIGTTLRSRPTEGKRTILEATHELVWPLLASGALRLPVHRRLPLERAAEAHAILREGGHLGKVLLEVGPANP comes from the coding sequence GTGACCATGCGTGCGATGACCATCACCGAGGACCACCGGCTCGAGCTCGCCGAGCTGCCCGAACCCGTCCCCGCCCCGGGCGAGGTGCTGGTGGACGTGGTCGCCGCGGGCGTGAACCGCGCGGACGTCGCCCAGACGGCCGGGAAGTATCCGCCGCCTCCCGGCGCCTCCGAGCTGCCCGGGCTGGAGATCTCCGGGCGCCGCCGCGACACGGGCGAGGCGGTCGTGGCGCTGCTCGCCGGCGGCGGCTACGCGGAGGTGGTCGCCGTCCCCGAGGACCAGCTGCTGCCGCTGCCGGACGGGGCCGATCCTGTGGACGCTGCGGGCGTGGTCGAGGTCGCGGCGACCGTGGTCTCGAACCTGGTGCTCGAGGCGGGCCTGGCCGAGGGCGAGACGGTGCTGATCCACGGCGGCACCGGCGGCATCGGCACCTTCGCGATCCAGCTCGCCCGGCAGCTCGGGGCCCGCGTGCTCACCACCGTCGGCTCCGACGAGGCGATCCCGACGGTGCGCGAGCTGGGTGCCGACATGGCGTGGAACCGGCACACCACGGACCTGCTGGAGGCGGTCCGGGAGACGGGCGGGGCGGACGTGATCCTCGACGTGGTGGGCGGGCCGACGCTCGGCGACAACGTGAGCATGCTGCGCGAGCACGGCCGCCTGGTCATCATCGGCACCCTCGGCGGGGCGAGCGGCGAGCTGCCGATCGGCCTGCTGATGGGCAAGCGGGCCCGGGTCATCGGCACCACGCTGCGCTCGAGGCCGACGGAGGGCAAGCGAACGATCCTCGAGGCCACGCACGAGCTGGTCTGGCCGCTGCTCGCCTCCGGCGCGCTGCGCCTCCCGGTCCACCGTCGCCTCCCGCTCGAGCGCGCGGCCGAGGCCCATGCGATCCTGCGCGAGGGAGGTCACCTGGGCAAGGTGCTCCTCGAGGTCGGTCCCGCGAATCCCTGA
- a CDS encoding putative quinone oxidoreductase, YhdH/YhfP family (PFAM: Alcohol dehydrogenase GroES-like domain; Zinc-binding dehydrogenase~TIGRFAM: putative quinone oxidoreductase, YhdH/YhfP family) — protein sequence MRAVLIEDEGAAPRLVEDADESLLEGEIALDVLVSSLNYKDGMAIAGKGIARTHPLIPGIDLVGRVTDAAGAADDRFSAGDLVILNGDGLGESRHGGFATRARVRPDALVRLPAGLSPERAAAIGTAGFTAMLAVLRLEDAGLTPEDGDVLVTGASGGAGSIAVALLAGRGHRVLASTGRVEENGEYLRELGAAEVLDRRELSEEPGRPLQSQRFAAAIDAVGSTTLANVLAQTAWGGTVAACGMAQGPDLPTTVLPFILRGVTLAGINSVQCPLPLRERAWEALARELDPELLDSMTTSIGLSEVLDHAERILAGQVRGRTVVEVTQ from the coding sequence ATGCGCGCCGTACTGATCGAGGACGAGGGCGCAGCGCCGCGCCTCGTCGAGGACGCCGACGAATCCCTGCTGGAGGGCGAGATCGCCCTCGACGTGCTGGTCTCCAGCCTCAACTACAAGGACGGCATGGCGATCGCCGGGAAGGGCATCGCCCGCACGCATCCGCTGATCCCGGGCATCGATCTGGTGGGCCGGGTGACCGACGCCGCCGGAGCGGCCGACGACCGCTTCTCCGCCGGCGATCTCGTGATCCTCAACGGCGACGGCCTCGGCGAATCACGCCATGGCGGCTTCGCCACCCGGGCCCGGGTGCGGCCCGACGCCCTGGTGCGCCTGCCCGCGGGCCTCTCCCCCGAGCGCGCCGCCGCGATCGGCACCGCCGGGTTCACGGCGATGCTCGCGGTGCTGCGGCTCGAGGACGCGGGCCTCACCCCGGAGGACGGCGACGTGCTGGTCACCGGCGCGTCGGGAGGGGCCGGATCGATCGCGGTCGCGCTCCTGGCGGGCCGCGGGCACCGGGTCCTCGCCTCGACCGGACGGGTCGAGGAGAACGGCGAGTATCTGCGAGAGCTGGGCGCGGCCGAGGTGCTGGACCGGCGGGAGCTGTCCGAGGAGCCGGGCCGCCCGCTGCAGTCCCAGCGCTTCGCCGCCGCGATCGACGCCGTGGGCAGCACCACGCTCGCCAACGTCCTCGCCCAGACCGCCTGGGGCGGGACCGTCGCCGCCTGCGGGATGGCGCAGGGACCGGACCTGCCCACCACGGTGCTGCCGTTCATCCTGCGCGGCGTGACGCTCGCCGGGATCAACTCGGTGCAGTGCCCGCTGCCGCTGCGCGAGAGGGCCTGGGAGGCGCTGGCCCGCGAGCTCGATCCCGAGCTGCTGGACTCGATGACCACGAGCATCGGCCTGTCGGAGGTCCTCGACCACGCCGAGCGGATCCTCGCCGGGCAGGTGCGGGGCCGCACCGTGGTGGAGGTGACGCAGTGA
- a CDS encoding transposase family protein (PFAM: Transposase) — translation MSQPTFTAPDLDTFCMVDALGLTVTGQHLEPERAVLQCRVREDDPWCRSCGGEGIPKGTVLRKLAHVPLGWRPTQLWIRVRRYRCPDCLRVWRQDTTDAAAPRAKLSRHAVLWALKSVVIDRMSIARLAAGLDCSWHTVNDAVLAAGRQLLLEDPRRFDGVAVIGVDEHCWRHTGRGSRYVTVIIDLTPVRDGTGPARLLDMVEGRSKAVFATWLGTQSEDFRAGVEVVAMDGFTGFKTAAAEELPEATAVMDPFHVVALAGDALDQARQRIQRETTGRRGRSGDPLYGARKTLRTGVDLLTPGQGSKLDRVFGSDEHVELEATWSVYQKVVAAYRCGSKPAGKQMLTEVIDSLRRGVPAKLVELKKLGRTLNRRAVDILAYFDRPGTSNGPTEAINGRLEHLRGTALGFRNLTNYITRALLDTGGFRPLLHPHLR, via the coding sequence ATGTCCCAGCCTACGTTCACCGCCCCGGATCTCGACACCTTCTGCATGGTCGACGCGCTCGGCCTGACCGTCACCGGCCAGCACCTCGAACCTGAGAGAGCAGTGCTTCAGTGCCGAGTCCGTGAGGATGATCCCTGGTGCCGCTCCTGCGGCGGCGAAGGCATCCCGAAGGGCACGGTGCTGCGGAAATTGGCCCACGTCCCCTTGGGGTGGCGGCCCACCCAGCTCTGGATCCGAGTCCGCCGGTACCGGTGCCCAGACTGCCTGCGGGTCTGGCGCCAGGACACCACCGATGCCGCGGCCCCGCGGGCGAAGCTCTCCCGGCACGCGGTGCTCTGGGCGCTGAAGTCCGTGGTCATCGACAGGATGTCGATCGCTCGCCTCGCCGCCGGGCTGGACTGCTCATGGCATACCGTCAACGATGCCGTCCTCGCAGCGGGCCGGCAGCTACTCCTCGAGGATCCTCGCCGGTTCGATGGGGTCGCGGTGATCGGGGTCGATGAGCACTGCTGGCGCCACACCGGCCGCGGATCCCGCTACGTGACCGTGATCATCGATCTGACCCCGGTTCGCGATGGAACCGGTCCAGCGCGGTTGCTGGACATGGTCGAAGGACGCTCCAAGGCCGTGTTCGCCACCTGGCTCGGGACCCAGAGCGAGGACTTCCGCGCCGGGGTCGAGGTGGTCGCCATGGACGGGTTCACCGGGTTCAAGACTGCCGCAGCAGAAGAGCTGCCCGAGGCCACCGCAGTGATGGACCCATTTCATGTCGTCGCGCTGGCCGGCGACGCGTTGGACCAGGCCCGGCAGCGCATCCAGCGTGAGACCACCGGGCGCCGGGGGCGATCGGGTGATCCGCTCTATGGGGCGCGGAAGACGCTGCGCACCGGGGTCGATCTGCTCACCCCGGGCCAGGGGTCCAAGCTCGATCGAGTCTTCGGTTCTGATGAGCATGTCGAACTCGAGGCCACCTGGAGTGTGTATCAGAAGGTCGTCGCCGCCTACCGGTGCGGCTCCAAGCCCGCCGGCAAGCAGATGCTGACAGAGGTGATCGACTCGCTGCGGCGCGGGGTCCCGGCCAAGCTGGTCGAGCTGAAGAAGCTGGGCCGGACGCTGAATCGCCGGGCGGTCGACATCCTGGCCTACTTCGACCGCCCCGGCACCTCCAATGGGCCCACTGAGGCGATCAACGGCCGGCTCGAGCATCTGCGCGGCACCGCTCTGGGGTTCCGGAACCTGACCAACTACATCACCCGCGCCCTGCTGGACACTGGAGGATTCAGGCCCTTGCTACACCCTCATCTGCGATGA